The nucleotide sequence AGCGTTGGCGGGGCGGCGGTTGTTCCGGGGCAAAGACGACGTCGCGACGCTGCTGCACGTTGCCAGTGACGCCCCCATTCCCGTGTTGGCGGACGCCGCGCCCCATGTGCCGAAGGCGCTGTCGGAGGTCATCCATCGGGCGCTGCAGCGCGAATCGAATCGACGTTTCGCGTCGGCGGCAGAGTTCGAGCAAGCCTTGGCCGCCGCGTGTCGGAAACACGATGGGCTGGCGGAATGGGACGAAGTGGGCGCCTACGTTCGCGGAGCGGCCCAAGTGAAGTTGACGGAGCGGCGTGAGGCGGCGAAGCGCGTCGCCGAGCTGCGCAGCAGTCTGCGTAGCGTTGCTGCCCAGGCTCTGGAACGAGCGGATGAGCAAACAGCGACCACGCCGAGCAGCCTCGACCCGCGCCCGATCGAGCAGGCCCGACGACCGAGGGCGACCCTGAGTCGTCTGGCTGTGGTCGCCTCTTTCGCCGTGGCCGGTGTCGCTGTGTTCATGGCGACGAGGTCGGGAACGACTCCTCGCGTGGCAGAACCACGCGCGGAGCGCGGCAACGCCCCGGGGCGCCGAGCGACGCTCCAGCTCGCGTTGCGGGCCAACGTCCCGATCAGCGCCGTGAGCGTGGATGGCGCATCCCCCGTGGACATCAAGCCCCCGGCGCGAGTCGTCCTTGTGCCGGTGGCCAACTTCGACCAGCCTCGGGAGGTGAAGGTCAGCAGCGTGGATGGTAGGCAAAGAGTGCTTCGCCTCGGTGCACAGACCACAAGCATGGTAGTCGAGTTCGAGAGGCGTGCAGTCGGCGCGGCAAGGCCCGCCAAGGCGCGTACGACCAAACCAAGTCCAGTGCCCTTTGCTTCGACCCCCTACAAGACGAAATGAGTCGCCGCGCCGTTGCATTCCTGTTGGTCACCGCCTTGACTCGTGCTGCGGCGGGCGGTGAGGAGTCGGCGGCACTGTTCGAGCGCGCCAATCGGGCGGTCGAACGCCAATCCTTCCGCGAGGCGGCTGAGTTGTTCGAACGCGCGCATCGACTCGAGCCCCACCCGGCGGCGCTGTTCAATGCGGCAGCGGCATGGGATCAAGCCGCTGAGCCTGCCCGTGCAGCGGACGCCTACGAGACCGCACTGGCCTTGCAGGGGCTTGCTGCCGAGCAGGCGGCATACGCGCGCGAGCGCCTGTCCGTCTTGAAGAAGAGCCTGGGCTACCTGCGCCTGCCCGGGCCCATTGGCGCCAGCGTCTCCGTCGCCCACCTGAAGGACGTTGCGCTGCCCACTACTCTGCACCTTCGCCCGGGCAACTACAGCGTGGAGTTTCGCTTCGAGTCGAATCAAAGCGTCCACCGCGAGCTGCGAGTCCTGGCGGGTGAGAGCAAGACACTGTCGGTGGAACGCCCGCCGCCCCCCGCTGCGACTACGCCTGCGCCTACGCCAGCGCCGAGGCGCGAGCCCAAGCCGACGGTTTCGTCGGATGCATCAGCGCCCGGCTCGTCGAATCGTGCATTGTGGGGATGGGTCGGGGTCGGCGCCGCAGGCGCTCTCGCTGCTACGTCGGTCGTGCTCGGCGTTCAGACCATGAACTCCATCGACGATTTCGAGGCATCGGGTCGCCGAGACCTCGACGAACGAGATCGCGCCGTCAGCCTGCGCACCTGGACCAACGTGGCGGCCGGGGGAGCGATCATCGTGGGTGCCGCGGGCATCTACATGTTGCTGACCACGGACACGCCCAAAGAACGCGAGGAGCTGGCACGCCAGCTACGTTCTCCGGGTGGAGCGGCGTTCAGGTTCTGAGGCAGAGCAGGAGATCTCGGGTGATCGAGCGAGACGACGACGACGGTTTTGGCAGCGCGACGACCATGGCGCGCCCCAGGCCGCGCTTGCTGGACATGCCAGGCGCCAGCTTTCGCGTTCACGTATCGACCCCCGGGGAGCCCGACGCCGCTTTCGAAGTCGGCCAGAACCAACCCACCCGCACCCTGATTGGCAAGAGCCCGGTCTGCGAGATCCGCCTCAAGGATCCCGAGGTGTCCCGTCGTCACGCCGCGTTGGAAGTGGTGGGTGCACGTCTCTGGCTCACCGACTTGGACTCGACCAACGGCACGTCGGTGGACGGACTCGCCATCGGTCGCGCCTACTTGTCGGGAGGGGAGCTGATCCGGATTGGGAGCGCGACGCTACGCGTGGAACGAATCGCGGGCACTGCCAGCCCGATCGTTCCCTTCGAGGAGCACTTCGGTGATGTCTGGGGAGCCAGCCTGGCCATGCGACGCCTGTACGTGCTGTGCAGACGCCTGGCGCTGACCGAAGTGCCCGTGGTGTTGGAGGGCGAGACGGGAACCGGTAAGGAGCGACTAGCTCGAGCGCTGCACGATGCGGGTCCCCGCAAGAAGAGGCCCTTCATCGTATTCGATTGCACGGCAGTCACCCCGAGCCTGATCGAGTCCGAGCTGTTCGGGCACGAGCGTGGCGCCTTCACTGGTTCCGTGGGTGCGCATCGTGGGGTGTTCGAGCGAGCCGACGGTGGCACCCTGCTAGTGGACGAGATCGGTGACCTGCCGCCACCGCTGCAAGCCAAGTTGCTGCGAGCGATCGAGACTTCGCGGGTCACTCGCGTGGGTGGTGAGCGCGAGTTCGGCGTCGACGTGCGATTGCTCTTCGCCACTCGTCGAGATCTCGACAAAGAAGTGCAAGAGGGGCGCTTTCGCGACGACCTCTTCCATCGCATTGCAGTGGCGCGGCTCGAGCTTCCGCCCTTGCGTGCACGCCACGGCGACATCGCGCTGCTGGCGACACGCTTCTGGCAAGATCAAGGCGGCGATCCGAGGCAGCTGGACGCCGCGCTGATCGGCGCATGGGAGGCCTACGGCTGGCCTGGCAACGTCCGCGAGCTGCGCAACGCGGTGATGCGACGGGTGGCGCTTGGGGATCTCGCCGACGCACCGGAACTGCGTGCGGTTTCGGAGACGGCGCCGACGACCCACGCTTCCCTCGGCCAAGGCGATACGATCGGACGCATCCTCGCCGAGGACTTGCCCCTCGAGGAGGCACGCAAGGTGCTGCGCCAGGAGTTCGAAAGCCGCTACGTGGCCCACGCACTCGAGCGATCCGAAGGCAACGTGGGACGAGCGGCGGCTTTCGCTGGTGTCGCGCACCGACACTTTCAACGCATCAAGGCCAAGTACGAAGGCGGTTGAGGCCATGCCCCCCGCCCAGCCCGTACCGCCCCCAGATGTGCGATACCTGGAGGACTTGGTGCGAGCGACCATGCCCTTCGGTCGCTATCAGGGGTTGCACCTCTACGAGATCCCGGAGGCCTACCTGGTGTGGATGAGTCGCGAAGGCTTTCCTCGGGGCAAGCTAGGGGATCAGTTGCGCACGGTGCTCGAGATCAAGATGAACGGGCTGAGCTACTTGCTCGAACCGCTGATCGCTCGAGCAGAGGCGGAACGAGACGAGCTCGACGAGGCTTGAACCACCGGGCGTCAGGCGAACGGAGGTTCGCTGCCGCGAAGAGTTGGAGCTTCGTCGCGTTCTAGCTCTATGGTCATGACGTCGTCGGGATTGGGCGTTTCCCTCTGCATCGCCTTCAAGGCACGCTCCACCCACGCTCCGAGTTCTTCGGCGTCACGCCGGCCCCCGGGCGGCGCCAAGCGATCGAGGTCTGTCGCCATCTCCGACGCGGACGCAAAGCGTTCGTCCACGGACCGGGCCAGTGCTCGCTGCAGCAGCTCGTTCCACGCGGGGTCCAACGCATCGCGCTTCGAGCTGATGAGTGGGATGGAGGCCGTCACCAGCGCCAGTAGCGACGCGGTCTGATTCTCGCGCTGGAACAGCCGTTCCCCCGCCAAAAGCTCCCAGAGCACGACGCCGAGGGCGAAGAGATCGGAACGCTCGTCGAAGGCAAGCCCTTGAGCCTGCTCGGGCGCCATGTAGCCGATGTGGCCAGCCATGCTCTGGGTGCTGCCCGAAGCTGCGTCCTGCAGCGCGCGCGCGATGCCAAAGTCCGAGATCTTCACTTCGCCGGTTCGCGACAAGAGGATGTTTGCAGGGCTCAGATCGCGATGAATCACGCGCAGCAGCTTGCCATCCGTCGCCCGCGCCCCGGTGTGTGAGTAGGTGAGCCCGGCAAGCACCTCCCGCACGACATGAGCCACCAGCGGCACTGGCAGCGAGCGGCTTTCGGCGTGCATCCTGCGCATGAACGTCAGCAGTGTCATGCCATCCACGTACTCCATGGCAATGAAGTAGGTGTCCTCCACCCGTCCGAAATCGAAGACTTGCACCACGTTGGCGTGCACTAGGCGCGCGCAGAGCTCCGCTTCGTGACGGAAGGCCTGTACGAAGCTCTGTTGCTCGGCGAGGTGGGGATGGATGCGCTTGATGGCTACGCGTCGCTCGAACCCACCCTCAGGGCAGTATAGTGCATCGTGAATCGTGCCCATGCCGCCGGACGCCACCTTGCGCACCAGACGATACTTGCCGAAGAGATCCTGGGCTCGCACCGTGCTTTCAGCTCGCGCAATCACCTTGCGCAGGCCGTGGGCGAGCAAGGCGCCAACGCTGCCCGAGATGATCAGCGCAACAGCGCGCGTGAGCTGCGTTTCATCGCGATACAGAGGTTGTGCGGCGACGGCAGGGGGCAGCGCACTGCGCACCGCGAGGAAATGCAGGAGCGCGAACGCGGCGGCACCCGATATTCCGACCACGAGCGGCATCATCGGCCGCAAGCGCGCCGTGGCGGCAACGATGAGCCCGGCGAACACGAGCGGAGGCACCCAGGAGCCCAGGGCGTAGGCCGCCCCTTGCGCGACGGTCAGCAGCATGAGCCCGATCCAGGGCATGGAGCTCTCGACCACGGTGCTGACGAAGGGAAGCCATCGACCCCCGCGCTGGTGTTGGAGGAGCCAATGCACCAGCGAGAACCAGCCAACGAACACCAGGCTGACAACTGCAAAGGAAAAGCCGATGGCGCGCGACACCACCGCAGCGAACCAAAGGGCGAGGCCGACGCAGATCAATGCCAGGACCTGCCACACCCGCGCGATCCACAAGTCGATGCGGCGAACCTCGACTTCGAGAGCCGCGCCGAGCGGTTCCCGGATCGGATCCTGCGACCCCGACCGCATCGCCATCGATCCCAGTCTACCCCTTTGTGGCGGATCCGGGCTCAGTCGTCCGCGCCCGCCGCGATCAATTGGCGCAGGACGCGGGCGTCGGCCTTGTCACGGTCCCTCGAGCCCTTCGTGGAGCACCGATCAATCGATGAACAATCGATTGAGGTCTTGGGGCTTCGCGGCCTGCTGCTCACGAAGGAGGGAATGCCACTTCACGTCGTTCCAGGTTGCGGGGCGAGTCGTGTGAGACATTCACGTTCGGGGAAGCCGCTCGACCTGGCGAGCGGTCGCCACGAGCCAGCGCTCGCGATCCGCATTGGCTTCTTCGTGGCTCTGGTAGCGAAACACGCCTTTCGGCGCGCCCGTGCGGTAGTCCGCCATTGCGCCATGGGCGGCGCGGGCCTCAGCGTTGGGAAACTCACCCGCTGGCGGTCGCGGCCTCGCCCCGACCACGCGGCGGAACGCTTCTCCCGTGAGTGGGTCGACCGTGGTCTGTGGCATCAATCGCAGTCTACCATGCCAAGAGTAGTTGGTCAGAACGAGGGACGCGGGAGCTCAGCGTGGGGCGCAGGCGCGGGTGACGCGGGTTGCTGCTTCCGAATCGGCGTTCCGCTCGCGCTGAGTTCGCCGCGGGTGATTAGGCTTGTTTCGTCGCCCTGCCCTAGACCCCTAGAACTGGAAATAGACGAAGGGAACTTGCTCAGCGCTGGCCATCTCGCGCAAGACCAGCGCAACGCAGAACAACGCGGCGGCCTGAGCCGGGGCCGGCATCTGCGCAAAGACACGCTGAGCCCGCTGATACCAATCCTCAGGGACGTAGTGGGAGACGAGGCCTAGCGCGAGAATCCCGACCACGGGAGCGGACAGATTCGGGTGGTAGGTGGACAGCGACGCCAGTTGCGAGAACACGACCCACGCGCCGCGGAAGGTGTCGGCGCGGAAGAAGATCCACGCGGCGCACACCAGGTGAAAGGTGGCGAAGACCGAAAGCGCCGTCAGTAGCGGATTCGTCCCGTGACGCTTGGGCTGCCGCTTGGAGTGGTAGTAGCGCGTGGCGGCGAGGGCAACGCCGTGGATACCGCCCCAGACCACGAAGGTCCACGAAGCTCCGTGCCACAGTCCGCCCAACAACATGGTGAGCATCAAGTTCACGTAGGTGCGCAGCTCGCCTTTGCGGTTGCCGCCCAGCGGCACATACAAGTAGTCGCGCAGCCAGGTGGAAAGCGAGATGTGCCAGCGCCGCCAGAAGTCCTGGATGTTGGTCGCCTTGTAGGGCGAATTGAAGTTCAGGGGGAACCGCACGCCGAGCAACAGCGCGGAGCCGATGGCGATGTCCGTGTAGCCGGAGAAGTCGCAGTAGATCTGCACGGCGTAGCCCAGCACTGCCGAGTAGTTCTCCAAGGCGGAGTACTGGATGGGTGCGTCGAACACACGATCGACGAGGTTGATCGCCAGGTAGTCGCCGATGGCGACCTTCTTCAGCAGTCCAATGGCGATCAGAAAGAGCCCCTCGCTGCCTTCCTTCACGCTGAAGCGCGGCGCGCCTGCCAACTGGGGCAACAAATCTCGGGGTCGGACGATGGGACCCGCCACCAGGTGCGGAAAGAAGGCGACGAAGGCGAGGTACTCGGCGTAGCTCTTCTGCGGCTCGATGTCCCCGCGGTAGACATCGATGACGTAGCTCATCGACTCGAAGGTGAAGAAGCTGATGCCGACGGGAAGTGCGACGTCCAAGGTTCGACGCGGCAATTCCACGCCGAAAGCACTGAGCGCGGTGACCGCGCTGTCGACGCCGAAGTTGTAATACTTGAAGACGCCGAGGATGCCGAGGTTCACCGCGACGGTGCCGATCAGCCACAGCTTGCGCGAGCGGGGATTCTTGGCGCGATGAATGGCGTGGCCCAGCAGCCAATCGATGCTCGAGGAACCGAGGATGAGCGGCAGAAAGCGATAGTCCCAGTGCGCGTAGAACACGTAGCTCGCGCCCAGAATGAAGAGCAGTCGCACCTTGCGCGCGCGCACGAGCCTTAGCGCGGTGACGAGAATGACGGCCACTACCCCGACCTTCGCTACTTGCGCGAAGGTGGCGACCGCTCCGGTGCGCAATACGCTGCCGTCGGCCCACGGTATTCCCATAGCGTGCAGCGCGGCCATGAGCGGTTCCGAGCCCGTGTGGCGCCAAGAAATGAAGGCGAGGGCGACGTAGTTGATGACGACGCTGACGAGGGCGACTTGCCAGGAGGGCGGCTGCTGCGTCGCAGCGGGAGCTTCTGCCGTCTGGGACGCGCGGGCGGTTCTGTCCTTCGCGCCACCCAGTCGGCAGAGGGTGAGGGACAAGCCAAAGGCCGCGGCCGCCACGAGCAGCGCGGATGGCG is from Polyangiaceae bacterium and encodes:
- a CDS encoding serine/threonine-protein kinase; this translates as MDESLSAPEKAGRYTLLVPIGAGGMATVYLGRASVAGDVYRDVAIKVLKTNWDASPQAGQDLVEEAKLAASIKHPNVVAAVEVVREAGQICLVMDYVEGDTLAGLIGAAKRARSRLPTPIAMRILSDALRGLHAAHELTDAQGHNQGLVHRDFSPQNVLVGIDGISRLSDFGIAKAVSRLGATTQNVLKGKVGYMSPEQVRGERLTRTSDVWAAGVVAWEALAGRRLFRGKDDVATLLHVASDAPIPVLADAAPHVPKALSEVIHRALQRESNRRFASAAEFEQALAAACRKHDGLAEWDEVGAYVRGAAQVKLTERREAAKRVAELRSSLRSVAAQALERADEQTATTPSSLDPRPIEQARRPRATLSRLAVVASFAVAGVAVFMATRSGTTPRVAEPRAERGNAPGRRATLQLALRANVPISAVSVDGASPVDIKPPARVVLVPVANFDQPREVKVSSVDGRQRVLRLGAQTTSMVVEFERRAVGAARPAKARTTKPSPVPFASTPYKTK
- a CDS encoding sigma 54-interacting transcriptional regulator, which produces MIERDDDDGFGSATTMARPRPRLLDMPGASFRVHVSTPGEPDAAFEVGQNQPTRTLIGKSPVCEIRLKDPEVSRRHAALEVVGARLWLTDLDSTNGTSVDGLAIGRAYLSGGELIRIGSATLRVERIAGTASPIVPFEEHFGDVWGASLAMRRLYVLCRRLALTEVPVVLEGETGTGKERLARALHDAGPRKKRPFIVFDCTAVTPSLIESELFGHERGAFTGSVGAHRGVFERADGGTLLVDEIGDLPPPLQAKLLRAIETSRVTRVGGEREFGVDVRLLFATRRDLDKEVQEGRFRDDLFHRIAVARLELPPLRARHGDIALLATRFWQDQGGDPRQLDAALIGAWEAYGWPGNVRELRNAVMRRVALGDLADAPELRAVSETAPTTHASLGQGDTIGRILAEDLPLEEARKVLRQEFESRYVAHALERSEGNVGRAAAFAGVAHRHFQRIKAKYEGG
- a CDS encoding DUF3820 family protein, producing the protein MPPAQPVPPPDVRYLEDLVRATMPFGRYQGLHLYEIPEAYLVWMSREGFPRGKLGDQLRTVLEIKMNGLSYLLEPLIARAEAERDELDEA
- a CDS encoding serine/threonine-protein kinase → MAMRSGSQDPIREPLGAALEVEVRRIDLWIARVWQVLALICVGLALWFAAVVSRAIGFSFAVVSLVFVGWFSLVHWLLQHQRGGRWLPFVSTVVESSMPWIGLMLLTVAQGAAYALGSWVPPLVFAGLIVAATARLRPMMPLVVGISGAAAFALLHFLAVRSALPPAVAAQPLYRDETQLTRAVALIISGSVGALLAHGLRKVIARAESTVRAQDLFGKYRLVRKVASGGMGTIHDALYCPEGGFERRVAIKRIHPHLAEQQSFVQAFRHEAELCARLVHANVVQVFDFGRVEDTYFIAMEYVDGMTLLTFMRRMHAESRSLPVPLVAHVVREVLAGLTYSHTGARATDGKLLRVIHRDLSPANILLSRTGEVKISDFGIARALQDAASGSTQSMAGHIGYMAPEQAQGLAFDERSDLFALGVVLWELLAGERLFQRENQTASLLALVTASIPLISSKRDALDPAWNELLQRALARSVDERFASASEMATDLDRLAPPGGRRDAEELGAWVERALKAMQRETPNPDDVMTIELERDEAPTLRGSEPPFA
- a CDS encoding MBOAT family protein yields the protein MLFNTLAYAQFLAIVFIVSWTLVNRRYAPLLPAFAVVFYALLGPRTPSALLVAAAAFGLSLTLCRLGGAKDRTARASQTAEAPAATQQPPSWQVALVSVVINYVALAFISWRHTGSEPLMAALHAMGIPWADGSVLRTGAVATFAQVAKVGVVAVILVTALRLVRARKVRLLFILGASYVFYAHWDYRFLPLILGSSSIDWLLGHAIHRAKNPRSRKLWLIGTVAVNLGILGVFKYYNFGVDSAVTALSAFGVELPRRTLDVALPVGISFFTFESMSYVIDVYRGDIEPQKSYAEYLAFVAFFPHLVAGPIVRPRDLLPQLAGAPRFSVKEGSEGLFLIAIGLLKKVAIGDYLAINLVDRVFDAPIQYSALENYSAVLGYAVQIYCDFSGYTDIAIGSALLLGVRFPLNFNSPYKATNIQDFWRRWHISLSTWLRDYLYVPLGGNRKGELRTYVNLMLTMLLGGLWHGASWTFVVWGGIHGVALAATRYYHSKRQPKRHGTNPLLTALSVFATFHLVCAAWIFFRADTFRGAWVVFSQLASLSTYHPNLSAPVVGILALGLVSHYVPEDWYQRAQRVFAQMPAPAQAAALFCVALVLREMASAEQVPFVYFQF